TCCGATCGCGAAGCACAAAGAAGGGATCTACGTTCAGCTGAGTCACAACGGTGATGGTCAGCAAGTTGCTGTTCTTGAGAAAGCAATGCGCCTCAGCGAAGACGTCATCCGCTATCTCACCGTCAAGCAGGACGGTCCTCTCCCTGCTCCCCGCGTGGCTCCTGGCAGTGAGCCCGCAGCACAGCCTGAAACAGCCGAAGCTCCCGCCTGAAACAAGGGCATTGTTCAACTGATGACCGGGCGATAGCGTTCGGTCATGCAGGTTCAAGAACCCAACCATCAGGCGCCATTGCCTGTCTGGAACCCGTCGTCAGAAGGGATTCAGGCAAACGTGACGCTTGAAAACAATGCTCTGCGAGCGCGCATCGACGAACTCGAGCAGACAGTTGAGAGCTATGAATCACTCCTGAGTGAGCTTCCAGAGCTGTTTGAGCGCAAGTTTCAGCAACGCCTTGAACCCCTTATGGAGCGTTATCGCCTCCTGGCGAGAGCCCAGCAAATGCTCGGTGAACCTGCTTTGCCCCTGATTGAGGAGCCTTCAGAACCGCTGACCGATATCCCCATTCCCTTCCTCGAACGCTGGCGGAACAGAAAGCAAAGCCATCAAGGGCGATCCGCTCGGAACGCCGCCTGATTCAATCAACGACTTCCTGACCGCTAACGACGTCGGGCTGCAGACCAGAGCCGGATCGGCAACCCCCAGATGTAGATGAACCCCTCTGCTGCGCGGTGATCAAATTGATCATCGCTGCCATAAGAGGCCAACTCTGGAACGTAGAGGCTGCTGTCGCTAGACCCGCGCCCCGTGACAATGGCATTGCCCTTGTGCAGACGAAGACGGACCGTGCCGTTCACGTGGGTCTGGGTGCGATCCATGAATCCATCCAGAGCTTCCTTGAGAGGACCAAACCAGAGGCCCTGATACACCAGATCCGCCCACTGCATCTCCAGCTGACGTTTGGTGCGGAGCACATCGGCAGCCAATGTGAGGCTCTCCAGTTCCTGATGGGCCTGAATCAACAGGAGCAAACCAGGGGTTTCGTAGATCTCACGGCTTTTGATGCCAACCACCCGGTTTTCGATCATGTCGAGCCTGCCGATGCCGTGCATTCCAGCCAGACGGTTGGCTTCTCGGATCAGCTCGACCGGAGCCAGTCGCACGCCATCAATGCTGACAGGATTGCCCGCTTCGAAGCCAATTTCAATCTCCTGATGCTGAGACGGAGCCGCGTCCACGGAGACGCTCATGGCAAACACTTCCTCAGGAGGCGCAACCATCGGATCCTCAAGCGGACCCGCCTCGACGCTGCGGCCCAGCAGGTTGAGGTCGATTGAATAGGGAGACTTCTTGCTTACTGGAGCGGGGATCCCGCAACGCTCACCGTAGGCAATGGTCTGCTCACGGCTCATTCCCCATTCACGGGCAGGTGTGAGCACCTTCAGATCAGGAGCCAAGGCAGCGATCGCCACGTCAAAGCGCACCTGATCATTTCCCTTGCCGGTGCACCCATGAGCCACGGCATCGGCGCCAACCTCCCTCGCTACCTCCACAAGGCGTCTGGCAATCAGCGGACGCGCAAGCGCAGTAGACAGTGGATACCGGCCTTCATACAAAGCGTTGGCCCGGATCGCTGGAAAAGCGAACTCCTCGATGAAGGGTTGAATCAGGTCACCAACAAGAGACTGACTTGCACCAGCGTCCAGAGCCTTAAGACGAATCGGCTCGAGCTCATCGCCCTGTCCGAGGTCTGCAGCGAAAGTGATCACCTCGTCGACTCCCCACTCCTGCTTGAGGTAGGGAATGCAGACACTGGTGTCCACACCTCCGGAATACGCGAGCACAACCTTCTTGGCGCGTCCCATCAAGCGGACTCCTGATCTGTATCGGAACTATTCCGATTCTCCACTCCCACGGGACGACCACAGCAACCATCCGGCCATTAGCCCTGAAGGCACAAACAACAGAGCCAATACAGGAATGAAACTGGGCTGCAAAGGTTGTGGATGCTGATGTCCCCAGAACCGCACAAGCGCACTGATCAGTAGAGAGATTCCCCAGACGGAAGCGAGAATCGCCACTTTTTTCAAGAACTAGAAATGCGCGGTCTTCTATGATGGAGGATTGGCTCTGAAGATCTTGTCCTCAGCTCTCACCGACTTGAGCGCCCTCGACAACGTCAACCCGGCCCTGACCCGCTACGGACGCAAGGAGCCTGCACCGGTGCTCCCGCTACGCGAGGAGCCCGATCTGCTGAGCTGGCTTGAAACCAGCGGTCGCTTGGTGGAGGACGAGGAGTCCAGTTCACCCGAGGTGAGCACGGTGGAAGAGGAGGAACTCTCCGCGCTGATGGGCGAAAAAGAGGATTACAAAGCTGACGAAGAGAACGAGGAAAACTGGGAAGACTGACTTAGGTGTCGTCTTCTGTGGAGCGATCCACCCGTCGCGATGGACGTGGTCCCGCTGCTGTGTTGATCACGGTGGTGGTAGCGGCGACCTTCGCATCAGACCGCTGGATCCCCAACAGCCTGCTGAGCCTGCCACTGCTCACGGCCACTCTGATCTCTGCCCTCGTGACCTGGTGGGGAACACCGCGACTGCGATCACTCAAGATGGGTCAAGTGATCCGAACCGAGGGTCCGGAAGCTCATCAAAGTAAATCCGGCACACCGACGATGGGTGGCCTTCTAGTCGTCCCCGTCGGAGTGATTGCGGGATGCCTGATCAGCTGGGGAGGACGCAGCGCTGCTCAGTTGTTGTCTGTTGGTCTGGTCACGCTGGCCTACATGGTGATCGGTGGCATCGATGACTGGAGCAGCCTGACCAAACGCACCAACACAGGCCTGAAACCCAGAGGCAAAATTCTGCTGCAGAGTGCTGCAGCCATGCTGTTTCTGAGTTGGTCAGCCTGGCAGGGATGGATCCCTGACGCGGTGAACATGCCCCTCGGGATGGTGATTCCTTTTGGCTGGCTGATCTGGCCACTGGGTTTGTTCGTTTTCCTTGCGGAAAGCAACGCCACCAACCTCACCGATGGACTCGACGGACTCGCCTCGGGCTGTGGAGCCCTGGTGTTCACAGGTCTGGGATTGCAGTTGATGCTGCGCGGCAACGAGGGTGACCCTGCGATGGCAGGGTTCTGCATGGCGATGGCCGGTTGCTGGCTCGGCTTTCTCATTCACAACCGCAACCCGGCAAGGGTGTTTATGGGAGATACGGGGTCCCTGGCGATGGGTGCGTCACTCAGTGCAGTGGCGTTGCTATCCAACAGCCTCTGGCCGCTGCTGGTGATGGGTGGCGTCTTCCTGGCTGAATCGCTGTCAGTGATCATCCAGGTGTGGGTGTTCAAAGCGACCAAGGGGCCTGACGGAGTAGGGCGCCGGGTGTTGCGCATGGCACCGCTCCATCACCATTTCGAACTGGGTGGGACAACCGAGCAGATCGTGGTGCCGATGTTTTGGCTTGCAACAGCAGGTCTGGTCATTCTTGGTATCGTTCTCCGCCCCACCTGAGCCGGCTAACAATGAGTTATTTCACCTGGAAAGAAGCAGGTCTCACTGCCGACTGCGCCAGCCTTGAGGCAATGGCCTCCCGATTCGAGGAGGCCGCAAGCCTGATGCGCCGCATGGCCGACAGAGGCTTCGTGCTTGAACAACGCAATGGCGCACAACACATCACCCACACGGATGCCGACATCTTCCAGTCGTGGGGATTTGTGAACGAGGAGCCAGCAGAGCGCCAACTGACCCTGATGCACGACCTCGAACCCTGAACTGATTGCACTCAGACCCTGGTGCGCAAAGCTCCAACCAACCAAACAATGACAAACGCCAGCAGCGATGCGCCCAGATAGATCAGGGCCCATTTCTGGACTGTGGCGATCTCCCAGCCAAAAATCAGCCCATCAGCGGCATCTCCCGCCGTCGTGAATGCGACGGGAGCGAAGCTCAGGGGTAAGAGCATCAGGCGTGGAGCGAGGATCAATCCATGCTGCCCTGAAAAAGGCCATGACGACGTTTCCCGCCACTGTGATGCTGTTGGGCAGTGGTGAACTGGGTAAAGAGGTGGCCATTGCCGCCCAGCGCCTGGGCTGCAGGGTGATCGCCTGCGATCGCTATGCCGGTGCACCAGCCATGCAGGTGGCAGATCTCGCGGAGGTCCTACCGATGACCGAGCCTGAGGCACTGCTGGAGGTGGTGCGCCGCCATAGGCCAAGCGTGGTGATTCCAGAAATAGAAGCTCTCGCCGTGAACGCACTGGCCGAACTGGAAGCAGAAGGCATCACCGTGATTCCCACAGCCCGCGCCACTGCCGTGACGATGAACCGTGATCGCATCCGCGACCTGGCAGCAACTGAGCTTGGGCTGCGCACTGCTCGTTTCGCCTACGCCACCAGTGCCGAAGCACTGCACAACGCTGCGGCACCGTTGGGGTTCCCGGTGGTTGTAAAGCCTGTGATGAGCTCCTCCGGGAAGGGACAGAGCGTTGTGAACAGCGCTGAGGAACTTGATCAGGCCTGGGAGGCGGCAATCACCAACGCGCGTGGCACCTCCAGCCAGGTGATCGTGGAAGAGTTCCTGCACTTTGATCAGGAAATCACACTGCTCACAATCCGCCAACGCGGCGGATCCACTCTGTTCTGTCCACCGATCGGACATCAACAGGCCAACGGTGACTATCAATGCAGCTGGCAGCCTGCCCAATTGAGCGAAGAGCAGTTGCAACGAGCCCAGACCATGGCCCGCACAGTGACAGACAACCTGGGAGGAACTGGTCTGTTCGGAGTGGAGTTCTTTCTCTGCGGCGAGGAGGTGATTTTTTCAGAGCTGTCGCCTCGTCCCCATGACACAGGTCTCGTCACTCTGATCAGCCAGAACCTCAGTGAATTCGAACTGCATCTGAGAGCTGTGCTTGGTTTACCGATTCCCACGATCCGCTGTGCCGCTGCGGCTGCCAGCAGAGTGATCCTCGCGGATCGCCATGGCAGCCAGGTGAGCTTCAGCGGACTGGAATCAGCCCTGAGCGAACCTGACACGAAAGTGTTGTTGTTTGGGAAAGCGGAGGCCCGGCCCGGTCGGCGCATGGGTGTGGCTCTGGCATGCGGCAACCAAGCGACTGATGCTCAAGCCAAGGCCGACCGCAGCGCTGCTGCTGTGACGCTTCAGATCGAGGCCTAATCCAGTCGGGACCGTGCGTTGAGAAAGCGGTAGTGCTGGAGACCCTCCAGCACGCCCATCAAGCGTGACCGATTAGCGAAATAAACCCGCTGCTGATGGCGGCAGCCATCAAGACAGGGGTCATGATCGGCAGTCACCACAGCCGCTGGCAGACCTTGGACCAGCTCCGCATCCCCCTGCTGACTGGCCACCACAAGAATGTGCTCCAGAGGCAAACCCCAACGCAACGAAAGGAAGCGAATCGCCTCGCTGCGTGAGGCCCGCATGGGAAGCACGTCAAGGAACCAGTGACAGCGCAATTGGGGCCTTGCAGGCAGGCCGCTCTGACGCAAACGCTGGCGAATCAACGGCAACACGGAAGGGCCCGGTTGCTCCAGCAGGTAGCTGACCTTGAACTGACCCTGGTGCTCAGGTTTCTGCAGTTTGATGTGATCGCCAAGATCGGAAAGGGTCTGCTCCACACACTCGCGTTGCCAGTCAACGCTGATTTGAGACTGCCAGAAACGATCCGCCTGCTCCTCATCCCCATAGTGAATCTGAGTGCCCGCCTGTGTGATCCAGACCTGCGGGTCAGGCAGATGAAGCTCAGCAAAACGCTGCCGGGCCACACCGAGAGGCCGACCAGTAATGATGCCGAAGCTT
Above is a window of Synechococcus sp. BIOS-U3-1 DNA encoding:
- a CDS encoding DUF3134 domain-containing protein: MALKILSSALTDLSALDNVNPALTRYGRKEPAPVLPLREEPDLLSWLETSGRLVEDEESSSPEVSTVEEEELSALMGEKEDYKADEENEENWED
- the mraY gene encoding phospho-N-acetylmuramoyl-pentapeptide-transferase, which encodes MERSTRRDGRGPAAVLITVVVAATFASDRWIPNSLLSLPLLTATLISALVTWWGTPRLRSLKMGQVIRTEGPEAHQSKSGTPTMGGLLVVPVGVIAGCLISWGGRSAAQLLSVGLVTLAYMVIGGIDDWSSLTKRTNTGLKPRGKILLQSAAAMLFLSWSAWQGWIPDAVNMPLGMVIPFGWLIWPLGLFVFLAESNATNLTDGLDGLASGCGALVFTGLGLQLMLRGNEGDPAMAGFCMAMAGCWLGFLIHNRNPARVFMGDTGSLAMGASLSAVALLSNSLWPLLVMGGVFLAESLSVIIQVWVFKATKGPDGVGRRVLRMAPLHHHFELGGTTEQIVVPMFWLATAGLVILGIVLRPT
- a CDS encoding argininosuccinate synthase encodes the protein MGRAKKVVLAYSGGVDTSVCIPYLKQEWGVDEVITFAADLGQGDELEPIRLKALDAGASQSLVGDLIQPFIEEFAFPAIRANALYEGRYPLSTALARPLIARRLVEVAREVGADAVAHGCTGKGNDQVRFDVAIAALAPDLKVLTPAREWGMSREQTIAYGERCGIPAPVSKKSPYSIDLNLLGRSVEAGPLEDPMVAPPEEVFAMSVSVDAAPSQHQEIEIGFEAGNPVSIDGVRLAPVELIREANRLAGMHGIGRLDMIENRVVGIKSREIYETPGLLLLIQAHQELESLTLAADVLRTKRQLEMQWADLVYQGLWFGPLKEALDGFMDRTQTHVNGTVRLRLHKGNAIVTGRGSSDSSLYVPELASYGSDDQFDHRAAEGFIYIWGLPIRLWSAARRR
- a CDS encoding cytochrome B6, translated to MLLPLSFAPVAFTTAGDAADGLIFGWEIATVQKWALIYLGASLLAFVIVWLVGALRTRV
- the purT gene encoding formate-dependent phosphoribosylglycinamide formyltransferase encodes the protein MTTFPATVMLLGSGELGKEVAIAAQRLGCRVIACDRYAGAPAMQVADLAEVLPMTEPEALLEVVRRHRPSVVIPEIEALAVNALAELEAEGITVIPTARATAVTMNRDRIRDLAATELGLRTARFAYATSAEALHNAAAPLGFPVVVKPVMSSSGKGQSVVNSAEELDQAWEAAITNARGTSSQVIVEEFLHFDQEITLLTIRQRGGSTLFCPPIGHQQANGDYQCSWQPAQLSEEQLQRAQTMARTVTDNLGGTGLFGVEFFLCGEEVIFSELSPRPHDTGLVTLISQNLSEFELHLRAVLGLPIPTIRCAAAAASRVILADRHGSQVSFSGLESALSEPDTKVLLFGKAEARPGRRMGVALACGNQATDAQAKADRSAAAVTLQIEA
- the rpsF gene encoding 30S ribosomal protein S6, coding for MTQQPYYETMYILRPDIPEEEVESHLTKYRDILVETGADVLDNQMRGKRPLAYPIAKHKEGIYVQLSHNGDGQQVAVLEKAMRLSEDVIRYLTVKQDGPLPAPRVAPGSEPAAQPETAEAPA